Below is a window of Haloglycomyces albus DSM 45210 DNA.
CCGCGCGCTCGCGCGCCTGGGCCTTTGACATGCCGTAAATGCGGGCCTGCATGATCAGTTCGTCGCGGGCACTGACGTCACCCCAGGTTCCGCCGTGCTGGCCCACATACCCAATATCGCGACGTACCGCTTCGGCGTTCTTGCGCAAATCGTGTCCGACTACCTTCGCTTCACCCGCGCTGGGCTCGAGGAGAGTGGACAGCATCCGCATGGTGGTGGTTTTTCCGGCTCCGTTTGGACCGAGGAGGCCAAAGATCTCACCTTCGGCGACCGACAGGTCCACGCCTTTTACGGCTTCCACCGTCTCGCCGCGGGCTTTGAAGGTCTTTTTGAACCCCTTGGTTTCGATCAACATGATGATGTTCCCTTGTTTGCATGATGACACTATTATGATGTCATAATGAAGTCTAATATATGCTCGCCTTTTGTTCAACTTTGACTATAGGCGCGACCATAACCAGTAGTCCAACGAATTTCTGGTGATACACATGATAGTCAAGGCTGGTATATTCTAGAACCATGTGGAGCACTCGACTGACGGTTTTGGGACTGGTGCGTTGGCTCGGTCCGGTTCACGGCTACCTCATTCGCCACGAACTCGAACGATGGAGCCCACCCGAGAGCCCGAACAAGCTCAAGGCCGGGTCGATCTATCACGCGCTGAAAAAGTTGACCTCCGACGGCCTTGTCGAGATCGTCTCCACCGAATCGGTCAACGACCGTCCGGCCCGCACCAGCTACCGCATCACCACCGCAGGCGAGCGCGCCTTCCACACCGAGCTGCGTCGGCAGCTGTGGGAGTTCACCCCGGCCACCGACCCCTTCGAAGCCGTCTGGGCGTTCGCCCCGGCCCTGGGAACCAAGGAAGCCATCGCCGTGCTCCGTGAGCGCGCCGACGCGCTCTACGGGCACATCGAACAGCTCACTCAGTGCTTGGCGAATACCACGGGTGAATGGGAATCTCAGGACCTCGATTTCATGCCCGACCATGCTCGTGCGATGATGCGACGTCGGGCCGAAATGCTGGCCGTGGACGCCACCTGGTGTGAAGAGACCGCCGATCGCATCGCCAATGGGGAGATCGATCTGGGGACGGACATGAACTCTGACATGTCGCAACAATGGCGCGAAGCGATTCAGCACGACTATCAGAAAAAATCCACAAACGAATCTGTGTGAACCCTACAAATTATGCCCGGTTTATACCGAAATAACTTCACTAAATTGCTCTAGCCGTAGCAACCGGGTGAAGGCCACCCATTACACTGCCTAACGTGCGTAAGGTATTGATCGCCAACCGCGGCGAAATCGCGGTGAGAGTAATCCGAGCTTGCAAAGACGCGGGCCTCGAATCCGTCGCAGTGTACGCCGATGGCGACCGGGACGCTCCTCACGTCCTGCTGGCCGATGAGGCGTACTCCCTAGACGGAACCACGGCGGCCCAAAGCTACCTCGATATGGACAAAATCCTAAAGGTAGCCAAGCGCTCCGAATCCGATGCCATCCACCCCGGCTACGGCTTCCTGTCGGAAAACGCCGACTTCGCCCAGGCGGTCATCGACGCCGGAGTCACCTGGATCGGCCCCAACCCACAGGCCATTCGCGACCTCGGCGACAAGGTGACGGCGCGAAAAATCGCCGAACGAGCCGGTGCGCCATTGGTACCCGGCACCAAAGACCCCGTCGACACCGCCGACGAGGTACTGGCCTTCGCCGACGAACACGGCCTGCCCGTAGCCATTAAAGCGGCCTTCGGTGGTGGCGGACGCGGACTCAAAGTCGCCCGCGAGCGCGAAGAAGTCGCCGATCTGTACGAATCGGCCGTCCGTGAAGCCGAATCCGCCTTCGGACGCGGAGAATGCTTTGTGGAGCGCTACCTCGACAAACCTCGTCACGTCGAAGCGCAAGTCATCGCCGACCAGCACGGCAACGTCGTCGTCGTGGGAACCCGTGACTGCTCCCTGCAGCGTCGCCACCAGAAGCTGGTGGAAGAGGCACCCGCGCCCTTCCTCAACAAAAAACAGCGTTCAAATATCCACGAAGCCGCCCGCAGCATCTGCAAAGAAGCCGGTTACTTCGGCGCGGGAACGGTCGAATTCCTGGTCGGCCAGGACGGAACCATCTCCTTCCTGGAAGTCAATACCCGCCTTCAGGTCGAACACCCGGTCAGTGAAGAGACCACCGGCATGGACCTGGTCCGCTACCAGTTCATGATCGCCGACGGGGAAAAACTGCCCCTGACGGCCGACCCCGAGCCGCGCGGCCACTCCATCGAATTCCGCATCAACGGCGAGGACCCCGCCCGCAACTTCCTCCCGGCTCCCGGCACGGTCGAGAAGGTCAGTTGGCCCTTCGGACCGGGCGTACGCATCGACACCGGTGTCGAACCGGGCACGGTCATCGACGGCAACTTCGATTCGATGCTGGCCAAGCTCATCATTACCGGTGCCGACCGGCAGCAGGCGCTGGAGCGCTCGCGTCGGGCGCTGGACGAGCTGCACGTCGAAGGATTGCCGACGGTGATCGACTTTCACCGTGAGATCGTCCGCGACAAGGCCTTCACGGAAGACTTCACCGTCTTCACCCGCTGGATCGAGACCGAATGGGCCAATAACCTGGAACCGGCCCCCACTCACGCTCCCGACACCGAATCCGAGGAACGCACCACGGTCCTCATGGAGGTCAACGGCAAGCGCGTAGAGGTCTCCATGCCCGCGAACCTGGTGAAACCGGCGGGCAACTCCAAACCTCGTAAGCGTTCCAAGTCCAAGGACAAGGCGTCACCCGCCGCGTCCGGTGGCAGTGACACCTTGGACAGCCCGATGCAGGGTACGATCGTGAAGCTCGCGGTAGAGGATGGACAAACCGTTACCGCTGGTGATACCGTCGTAGTGCTCGAGGCAATGAAGATGGAACAGCCGATTGAAGCCCACAAGTCGGGTACGATCGCGAAATTGGACCTGTCGATCGGTGACACCATTGCCGCAGGTGATTCCATCTGCGAGATTTCCTAACGAGCCCGTAATCTCATAAATATGCGCAGCCCACCCCGTTCGGGGGCTGCGCATATTTGTGTGTCCTGGTGTGCAGCCGGTCGGTTCCCGCATCAGGCCGCTTTGACTGGTCAGGTGATGGCTTGGTTTACTGCCGCATTGCTCTTGCGGAAGGCCTCTTGCCGCCCGGAACAACATCACGCTCGGCGTGCGGTCCTGGCATCTGGCAAGTCTCCGATTTCAAACAATGTAAGACACCGCTGTTTCATTCGACAGCGGTTCCAGCGATGACCGTAAGGGCCGGACGGCACCGGTTATCGTGGCAGAGTCGGCTCTCGCATACATGTTAGGAACAACCATGCGTTTCATTCAGGGACCGGACCCGGTCACCCAACACGACCTCACCTATTCCGACGTATTCATGGTCCCGGCCCGCTCCGACGTGGGTTCACGCCTGTCCGTCGATCTCTCCACCTCCGACGGCACGGGAAACACCATTCCGATCATCGCCGCCAATATGACCGCCGTGTCCGGCCAGCGCATGGCCGAGACCATCGCACGGCGCGGAGGCTTGGCCGTGATCCCACAGGACATCCCTCTCGACGTCGTCGCCGATACGATCCACACGGTGAAAAAGCGCCCCATCACCTGCGATACTCCAATTACGCTGTCTCCCACCGCTACCGCCGGCGAAGCGCTGAACCTCATTCCCAAGCGTGCCCACGGTGCCGTGATTCTCATCGACAACGGCAACCGTCCGGTCGGAATCGTCACCGCCGGCGACTGTGAAGGGGTCGATCGCTTCACGCCCTTGGCCGAGATCGCCTCGACCAACGTCATCACCTTGCCGGAGGGCATCAGCGATGAGGAGGCGTTCAACCGGCTCAACGACGCCAAGATCAAACTGGCTCCCGTGGTGAACGTCAACGGTCAGCTGGTCGGCATGCTGACCAAACCGGCGGCCCTACGCAACACCCTCTACACCCCTAATACCGACCATCAGGGACGACTGCGCATCGCCGTGGCCGTCGGCATCAACGGCGACGTCGCCGCCAAGGTGTCGGCCCTGGCCGACGCGGGCGCCGACCTGATCGTCATGGACACCGCCCACGGGCACCAGGGACGCATGATCGATGCGATCGCCATCGCCAAGAAGACCGCCCCGCACCTGTCCATCGCCGCCGGAAACGTGGTGACGGCCGAAGGTACACGCGAGCTGATCGAAGCCGGTGCCGACATCGTCAAAGTCGGCGTCGGCCCCGGAGCCATGTGCACCACCCGCATGATGACCGGCGTGGGACGTCCGCAGTTCTCCGCCGTCCTGGAATGTGCCGCAGCGGCTCGCGAGCTGGGTAAGAGCGCATGGGCCGACGGCGGAATTCGCCACCCGCGCGACGTGGCCTTGGCGCTGGCGGCTGGTGCCTCCAACGTCATGGTGGGCTCCTGGCTGGCGGGAACCTACGAGTCCCCCGGCGACCTGCACTACGATTCCGAAGGGAAAGCCTACAAGGAGAACTTCGGCATGGCGTCGGCTCGGGCGGTACGGCTCCGCAATACAGGGGACAACCCCTTTCAGCAGGCCCGTAAGGCCCTATTCGAAGAAGGAATCTCCACCGGGCGCATGTATCTAGACCCGACTCGGCCCGGTTTGGAAGATCTGCTGGACTCCATCGTGGCCGGAGTCCGCTCGGCGGCAACCTATGCCGGAGCGGGGAACCTGGAGGAATTCCACGAACGTGCTCAAGTGGGTATTCAAAGCGCCGCCGGATTCAGCGAAGGCGCACCCGTACCCCGCAGCTGGTTAACCACCTGAAGCACCACCAAGACGTCATGTGAGAGAGCTGTGGTGTCCGACCTCCTTATAGGTCGGACACCACAGCTCTCTCACATGTTCGAAAGGCGGCGATACAACGATCCACGATAGACCACGTATCCGTGCAGAGGCGGCGACAAGGGCGGCTGCCCGGCCGCCTTACGGAGAAAACAACCGGCGAGCTGCCAGCGAAACACAGAAACGGCAGAACTGCCTGTGCTTTCACAGCAAGACTCGATGTCCCGCAAACCCTTACGTAACTGGCGAGCCGCTAACAACGCGCGCAGCGCGTGTGCAGCGGCGGTAGAGCTGGGATGGGCTGAGGTGCTGCGAATTCGTGCGAGGAGGATTCGTAACGACCTTCAGGTCGTGAGAATCCCCCGCAGCGCGAAGGCGTAGTGCCTCAGCCCATCCCAGCGGTCACGGACGACCAAAGCCGGCTATGCCCATCATGTCCATATCGGCCACTCGGACTACGTCACCGGTTTGCGGTGCGTGTACTACTTCGCCGTTTCCAATGTAGAGGGCATTGTGGCTCAGTCCGGAGTAGAAGACGATGTCACCGGGCTGCAGTTCACTTCGGGATACTTTGGCAACCTGGTTCCACTGCATGTTGACGTTGTGCGGCAGGCTAACGCCCGCTTGTTTCCAGGACCCGAGGACCAATCCCGAGCAGTCCCAACTGTCGGGCCCTGCCGAGCCCCACACGTACGGTTCTCCCTGTTGGTTGAGCGCGAAGTTGACTACCTCGGAGTTGTCTCCGTTGTAGTTGGGTTGGCGCGCGTCAGGGACCTCCGGGGCCGTCACCTGGTCCAGCAGGTATTCCAGGTCGGCGACGTCGGCTTCGATCTCTTCTTTTTGCTCTTCCAAGTCGCTGATGATCTCATCGGCGTCTTCCTGCAGGGTTTCGAGCTCCTTTTTCTTCTGCTCGAGTTCCTGCACATTGTCGACGAACTCTTGGAGGTCGGCCTGTTCGTTGGCCGTCAAGGTCTCGAGGTAGCTCATCCGGTCGGCGATGTTGCCGGAATTTCCACTGAGCACCGCGTTGACGAACGCCGTGTCGCCGTTGATGTGGGCGTTGGTGACGAGGTCGGCGATTTGATCGCGGGCTTCTTCAACGGCCGCTTCAGACTCGGGCAGGTCTTCGTTGATCTGGTCGATCAGGTCTTCGGCGTCCTTGAGCTCTTCACGTTTCCCGTTGTATTCTTCGATGACCTCTTCGAGCTCGTCGTTGCGGTCTTCGATTTCCTCGCGTAGCTCTTCTTCGCTGGGTTCGGCTTGGGCGACGCCTGAACCGAAGAGTACGAGTCCCGCCAACACGCCTGCCGTGCCGACGCTGAGGATACGTTGCCAGGAGGAGCGTCCTTCAGACTGCGATGATGTCCGGGGCGGGGCAGTCCCTGAAGTGGAGTGGGGGCGCGAATCGGTCATTGGTTCACCGTCAAGCACGCACTGTGCTCCTTTCTTCTGAATACGCGGGTCCGGTTCATCGGGTCGGGGTTACGTCGGACTCCGCGCCGGGAGAAATGAACCATTCTGACGTTAGTCCGGGGTGTCACGCTTGACAAGGGCTAGGAGAGGAATTCTCAATAACTGGCACAATTTAATACGGACGGGTCGGGGTGTGTTACGGGCCGCGATTTGCATGATACCCCCTAGGGGTATATAATGAACGATGAGGAGGTCGCGATGGAACAACCGCAGGAAACGCTCAGTCACGAAGAGACTGGCGAACACTACTGGTATCACGATGACAAGGACGCGATCGTACGCCGTCTGAAGCGTATTGAAGGTCAAGTTCGGGGCCTGCAACGCATGGTCGATGACGATAAGTACTGTATCGATATTCTGACCCAGATATCAGCGGTCAATAAGAGCCTGCAGTCCACTGCGGTGACCCTCCTCGAAGGACATTTGGCTCACTGCGTGGCCGACGCCCAAACCTCGGGTGACGCGCAGGAGGCCGAAACCAAAGTCAAGGAAGCCAGCGCCGCCGTCGCCCGCCTGCTGCGCGGCTAACGCCGACACGGCGTGTCCACCAGCGCGGAATCGTGGTATTCGACGACGACACTCCCTCCCGCCGACCACCATTGGAAACAGGAGATACATCATGCAGAGCACCTATAAAGTCGAAGGAATGAGCTGCCAGCACTGCGTCAACAGTGTCACCGATGAGTTGAAGGGCGTTTCGGGAGTCACCGGCGTGGACGTCAACCTTGAATCGGGCACCGTCACCGTCGCCAGTGACGCCGAGTTGGCCCTCGACAAGGTACGCGAGGCCGTGGACGAGGCCGGTTACGAACTCACCGGGAAGGTCGCGGCCGAACTCAACGACACCAAGGAGGGTGGCGGCTGCGGCTGCTGCTAAGTCCCATACCTCACCAAGCGGGTTGGTTTCAGCGTATGCGCTGTTCACCAACCCGCTTTTATTATGTCGCGAGCCGATTGAGGGCGACGTGAATCCTCGACACTTTACC
It encodes the following:
- a CDS encoding PadR family transcriptional regulator — protein: MWSTRLTVLGLVRWLGPVHGYLIRHELERWSPPESPNKLKAGSIYHALKKLTSDGLVEIVSTESVNDRPARTSYRITTAGERAFHTELRRQLWEFTPATDPFEAVWAFAPALGTKEAIAVLRERADALYGHIEQLTQCLANTTGEWESQDLDFMPDHARAMMRRRAEMLAVDATWCEETADRIANGEIDLGTDMNSDMSQQWREAIQHDYQKKSTNESV
- a CDS encoding heavy-metal-associated domain-containing protein codes for the protein MQSTYKVEGMSCQHCVNSVTDELKGVSGVTGVDVNLESGTVTVASDAELALDKVREAVDEAGYELTGKVAAELNDTKEGGGCGCC
- a CDS encoding NlpC/P60 family protein, coding for MLDGEPMTDSRPHSTSGTAPPRTSSQSEGRSSWQRILSVGTAGVLAGLVLFGSGVAQAEPSEEELREEIEDRNDELEEVIEEYNGKREELKDAEDLIDQINEDLPESEAAVEEARDQIADLVTNAHINGDTAFVNAVLSGNSGNIADRMSYLETLTANEQADLQEFVDNVQELEQKKKELETLQEDADEIISDLEEQKEEIEADVADLEYLLDQVTAPEVPDARQPNYNGDNSEVVNFALNQQGEPYVWGSAGPDSWDCSGLVLGSWKQAGVSLPHNVNMQWNQVAKVSRSELQPGDIVFYSGLSHNALYIGNGEVVHAPQTGDVVRVADMDMMGIAGFGRP
- a CDS encoding metal-sensitive transcriptional regulator, translated to MNDEEVAMEQPQETLSHEETGEHYWYHDDKDAIVRRLKRIEGQVRGLQRMVDDDKYCIDILTQISAVNKSLQSTAVTLLEGHLAHCVADAQTSGDAQEAETKVKEASAAVARLLRG
- a CDS encoding acetyl/propionyl/methylcrotonyl-CoA carboxylase subunit alpha; protein product: MRKVLIANRGEIAVRVIRACKDAGLESVAVYADGDRDAPHVLLADEAYSLDGTTAAQSYLDMDKILKVAKRSESDAIHPGYGFLSENADFAQAVIDAGVTWIGPNPQAIRDLGDKVTARKIAERAGAPLVPGTKDPVDTADEVLAFADEHGLPVAIKAAFGGGGRGLKVAREREEVADLYESAVREAESAFGRGECFVERYLDKPRHVEAQVIADQHGNVVVVGTRDCSLQRRHQKLVEEAPAPFLNKKQRSNIHEAARSICKEAGYFGAGTVEFLVGQDGTISFLEVNTRLQVEHPVSEETTGMDLVRYQFMIADGEKLPLTADPEPRGHSIEFRINGEDPARNFLPAPGTVEKVSWPFGPGVRIDTGVEPGTVIDGNFDSMLAKLIITGADRQQALERSRRALDELHVEGLPTVIDFHREIVRDKAFTEDFTVFTRWIETEWANNLEPAPTHAPDTESEERTTVLMEVNGKRVEVSMPANLVKPAGNSKPRKRSKSKDKASPAASGGSDTLDSPMQGTIVKLAVEDGQTVTAGDTVVVLEAMKMEQPIEAHKSGTIAKLDLSIGDTIAAGDSICEIS
- a CDS encoding GuaB1 family IMP dehydrogenase-related protein, producing MRFIQGPDPVTQHDLTYSDVFMVPARSDVGSRLSVDLSTSDGTGNTIPIIAANMTAVSGQRMAETIARRGGLAVIPQDIPLDVVADTIHTVKKRPITCDTPITLSPTATAGEALNLIPKRAHGAVILIDNGNRPVGIVTAGDCEGVDRFTPLAEIASTNVITLPEGISDEEAFNRLNDAKIKLAPVVNVNGQLVGMLTKPAALRNTLYTPNTDHQGRLRIAVAVGINGDVAAKVSALADAGADLIVMDTAHGHQGRMIDAIAIAKKTAPHLSIAAGNVVTAEGTRELIEAGADIVKVGVGPGAMCTTRMMTGVGRPQFSAVLECAAAARELGKSAWADGGIRHPRDVALALAAGASNVMVGSWLAGTYESPGDLHYDSEGKAYKENFGMASARAVRLRNTGDNPFQQARKALFEEGISTGRMYLDPTRPGLEDLLDSIVAGVRSAATYAGAGNLEEFHERAQVGIQSAAGFSEGAPVPRSWLTT